The Tripterygium wilfordii isolate XIE 37 chromosome 4, ASM1340144v1, whole genome shotgun sequence genome has a window encoding:
- the LOC119997790 gene encoding isoflavone reductase homolog, translating into MAKSKVLVVGGTGYIGKRLVMASIAQGHTTYVLQRPEIGLDMDKLQILMSLKKQGARLIEGSFSDHQSLVDAVRKVDVVICTMSGVHFRTHNILMQLKLVDAIKEAGNVKRFLPSEFGMDPARMGDALEPGRVTFDEKMRVREAIEDAQIPFTYVSANCFAGYFVPNLSQLGTLLPPKHKAYLYGDGNAKAVFMDEDDVATYAIKTIDDPRTLNKTVYLRPPENILSQKQLVEMWEKLSGKKLEKISISAQDFLAPLKGMDYASQVGVGHFYHIFYDGCLTNFEIGEEGEEASELYPEVEYTRMDEYMKLYL; encoded by the exons ATGGCCAAAAGCAAGGTCCTTGTTGTGGGAGGTACCGGTTACATAGGCAAGAGACTTGTGATGGCAAGTATTGCTCAGGGACATACTACATATGTTCTTCAACGCCCCGAGATCGGCCTCGACATGGACAAGCTTCAGATTCTGATGTCGTTGAAGAAGCAAGGAGCTCGCCTGATCGAGGGCTCGTTTTCGGATCATCAAAGCCTTGTGGATGCTGTTAGAAAGGTTGATGTAGTCATATGCACCATGTCAGGTGTGCATTTCAGGACTCACAACATTTTGATGCAGCTCAAGCTTGTTGATGCCATCAAAGAAGCGGGCAATGTTAAG cgTTTCTTGCCATCAGAGTTTGGCATGGACCCAGCACGAATGGGAGATGCACTTGAACCAGGAAGAGTAACATTTGATGAGAAGATGAGAGTGAGAGAGGCAATTGAGGATGCCCAAATACCTTTCACATATGTTTCTGCTAATTGCTTTGCAGGTTACTTTGTGCCTAACCTCTCTCAACTTGGAACTCTCTTGCCTCCAAAACACAAAGCATATCTCTATGGGGATGGCAATGCCAAAG CTGTTTTCatggatgaagatgatgtcgcGACATACGCGATCAAAACGATCGACGATCCTCGAACTTTGAACAAAACAGTGTATCTGAGGCCACCAGAAAACATTCTCTCTCAAAAACAGTTGGTAGAGATGTGGGAGAAGCTTAGTGGAAAGAAACTAGAAAAGATCAGCATTTCTGCTCAAGACTTCCTTGCTCCCTTGAAAG GTATGGACTATGCAAGCCAGGTAGGAGTGGGGCATTTTTACCACATATTCTATGATGGTTGTTTGACAAACTTTGAAAtaggagaagaaggagaagaggctTCAGAGCTTTATCCAGAAGTGGAATATACTCGCATGGATGAATACATGAAGCTCTATCTATAG
- the LOC119995994 gene encoding zinc finger CCCH domain-containing protein 55-like isoform X4: protein MDPYEATNVLFSKVKNIDPEHASKIMGFFLIQDLEEKDLIRLAFGPETILRTMILKAKSQLGLPSKTFSTPTSPSPLNPISRPNSHNPFSQSSPRVANTNGFPTSPSSNSWSLGSPNNGNSGNTFSPKASPFLSYDNIRAAVQHRNVVGEGGDSGNSSDFIDELQLNEYLSFLNESSSSMNDEFVDPRVQGGGYAMNNGDTHLHRRSFSASDACIGTEEAGFGVGYKPCMYFARGFCKNGDNCKFMHSGFGDMLDGNGGGGVGSPSKLENLYLQQHHEQMMKLRAAQQHRLAAQFATGGISPLAFNKGLRFLLQQQNDSPRLGAADLVMDEEFHKFGRCHAERNDFLAMSLAEKANSASRQIYLTFPADSTFRDEDVSNYFSNFGSVQDVRIPYQQKRMFGFVTFLHPETVKLILARGNPHFICDSRVLVKPYKEKGKVPDKRQQHLQQRLERGSISPCSNLPVVDSAELYDQHLGARMYYNAQEMMMRRKLEEQAEFQRAIELQGRRLMNLHLPDLKCDLIRNHQRSLSVGAPVSLPTHTEINKTVNFPSDGMNNEVTKGTVQKEVDIGSIGNNGGGDGKEENSNHEGCARCEWFGCRHKA from the exons ATGGATCCTTATGAAGCAACGAATGTTTTGTTTTCCAAAGTCAAGAACATAGACCCAGAACATGCCTCCAAAATCATGGGTTTTTTTCTGATACAAGACCTCGAAGAAAAGGATTTGATACGCTTGGCGTTTGGCCCTGAAACCATCCTGCGCACCATGATTCTCAAGGCCAAATCCCAGTTGGGACTTCCATCGAAAACCTTCTCTACACCCACTTCACCGTCTCCGTTGAACCCCATTTCGAGACCCAACAGCCACAACCCGTTCTCACAATCTTCGCCTCGAGTTGCGAACACTAATGGATTTCCCACTTCTCCGTCCTCGAATTCTTGGTCGCTTGGGTCACCAAACAACGGCAATAGTGGTAACACTTTTAGCCCCAAAGCAAGTCCCTTTCTTTCTTATGATAACATCCGTGCTGCTGTGCAACACAGAAATGTTGTTGGCGAGGGGGGAGATAGTGGAAATAGCAGTGATTTCATTGATGAGCTCCAACTGAACGAGTATCTTTCCTTCCTTAACGAATCTTCTTCGTCGATGAATGATGAATTTGTTGATCCAAGGGTTCAGGGGGGTGGTTATGCCATGAATAATGGGGACACCCATTTGCATAGAAGGAGTTTCTCTGCGAGTGACGCATGTATTGGGACTGAAGAGGCCGGATTTGGTGTTGGGTATAAACCTTGCATGTACTTTGCCAGAGGATTTTGCAAGAATGGTGACAATTGCAAATTTATGCATAGTGGTTTTGGTGATATGCTTGATggtaatggtggtggtggtgttggttCGCCTAGCAAACTGGAGAATCTTTATCTTCAGCAGCACCATGAGCAGATGATGAAATTGAGGGCTGCCCAGCAGCATAGATTAGCTGCACAATTTGCTACTGGCGGCATATCACCATTGGCTTTCAACAAGGGCTTGAGGTTTCTCTTGCAACAACAAAATGACTCCCCAAG ATTGGGGGCAGCTGATCTGGTGATGGATGAAGAATTTCACAAGTTTGGCCGTTGCCATGCTGAAAGAAATGATTTCTTAGCAATGAGTTTGGCAGAAAAGGCAAACTCAGCTTCCAGACAGATATACTTGACATTCCCAGCTGACAGCACTTTTCGAGATGAAGATGTTTCAAATTATTTCAG CAATTTTGGTTCAGTACAAGATGTCAGGATTCCATACCAGCAGAAGCGAATGTTTGGCTTTGTTACCTTTCTTCACCCAGAGACTGTGAAGCTCATATTGGCCAGAGGGAATCCTCATTTTATCTGTGATTCACGTGTCCTTGTCAAACCCTACAAGGAAAAGGGGAAAGTCCCGGACAA GAGGCAACAACATCTACAACAACGGTTGGAAAGGGGGAGTATTTCCCCCTGTTCAAATCTTCCTGTGGTTGATTCTGCAGAGCTATATGACCAACACCTTG GAGCAAGAATGTACTATAATGCACAGGAGATGATGATGAGAAGGAAGTTAGAGGAACAGGCTGAATTCCAGCGAGCCATTGAACTTCAAGGGAGAAGGTTGATGAATCTTCACCTTCCAGACTTGAAGTGTGATTTGATTCGTAATCACCAGCGTAGTCTATCTGTTGGTGCTCCGGTTTCATTACCCACTCATACAGAGATCAACAAAACAGTCAATTTTCCTTCTGATGGCATGAATAATGAAGTCACAAAAG GTACTGTTCAGAAGGAGGTGGATATCGGTAGCATTGGCAACAACGGTGGTGGTGATGGCAAGGAGGAGAATTCAAACCATGAAGGGTGTGCTCGGTGTGAATG GTTTGGTTGCAGGCATAAAGCTTAG
- the LOC119995994 gene encoding zinc finger CCCH domain-containing protein 55-like isoform X3 yields the protein MDPYEATNVLFSKVKNIDPEHASKIMGFFLIQDLEEKDLIRLAFGPETILRTMILKAKSQLGLPSKTFSTPTSPSPLNPISRPNSHNPFSQSSPRVANTNGFPTSPSSNSWSLGSPNNGNSGNTFSPKASPFLSYDNIRAAVQHRNVVGEGGDSGNSSDFIDELQLNEYLSFLNESSSSMNDEFVDPRVQGGGYAMNNGDTHLHRRSFSASDACIGTEEAGFGVGYKPCMYFARGFCKNGDNCKFMHSGFGDMLDGNGGGGVGSPSKLENLYLQQHHEQMMKLRAAQQHRLAAQFATGGISPLAFNKGLRFLLQQQNDSPRLGAADLVMDEEFHKFGRCHAERNDFLAMSLAEKANSASRQIYLTFPADSTFRDEDVSNYFSNFGSVQDVRIPYQQKRMFGFVTFLHPETVKLILARGNPHFICDSRVLVKPYKEKGKVPDKRQQHLQQRLERGSISPCSNLPVVDSAELYDQHLGARMYYNAQEMMMRRKLEEQAEFQRAIELQGRRLMNLHLPDLKCDLIRNHQRSLSVGAPVSLPTHTEINKTVNFPSDGMNNEVTKAGTVQKEVDIGSIGNNGGGDGKEENSNHEGCARCEWFGCRHKA from the exons ATGGATCCTTATGAAGCAACGAATGTTTTGTTTTCCAAAGTCAAGAACATAGACCCAGAACATGCCTCCAAAATCATGGGTTTTTTTCTGATACAAGACCTCGAAGAAAAGGATTTGATACGCTTGGCGTTTGGCCCTGAAACCATCCTGCGCACCATGATTCTCAAGGCCAAATCCCAGTTGGGACTTCCATCGAAAACCTTCTCTACACCCACTTCACCGTCTCCGTTGAACCCCATTTCGAGACCCAACAGCCACAACCCGTTCTCACAATCTTCGCCTCGAGTTGCGAACACTAATGGATTTCCCACTTCTCCGTCCTCGAATTCTTGGTCGCTTGGGTCACCAAACAACGGCAATAGTGGTAACACTTTTAGCCCCAAAGCAAGTCCCTTTCTTTCTTATGATAACATCCGTGCTGCTGTGCAACACAGAAATGTTGTTGGCGAGGGGGGAGATAGTGGAAATAGCAGTGATTTCATTGATGAGCTCCAACTGAACGAGTATCTTTCCTTCCTTAACGAATCTTCTTCGTCGATGAATGATGAATTTGTTGATCCAAGGGTTCAGGGGGGTGGTTATGCCATGAATAATGGGGACACCCATTTGCATAGAAGGAGTTTCTCTGCGAGTGACGCATGTATTGGGACTGAAGAGGCCGGATTTGGTGTTGGGTATAAACCTTGCATGTACTTTGCCAGAGGATTTTGCAAGAATGGTGACAATTGCAAATTTATGCATAGTGGTTTTGGTGATATGCTTGATggtaatggtggtggtggtgttggttCGCCTAGCAAACTGGAGAATCTTTATCTTCAGCAGCACCATGAGCAGATGATGAAATTGAGGGCTGCCCAGCAGCATAGATTAGCTGCACAATTTGCTACTGGCGGCATATCACCATTGGCTTTCAACAAGGGCTTGAGGTTTCTCTTGCAACAACAAAATGACTCCCCAAG ATTGGGGGCAGCTGATCTGGTGATGGATGAAGAATTTCACAAGTTTGGCCGTTGCCATGCTGAAAGAAATGATTTCTTAGCAATGAGTTTGGCAGAAAAGGCAAACTCAGCTTCCAGACAGATATACTTGACATTCCCAGCTGACAGCACTTTTCGAGATGAAGATGTTTCAAATTATTTCAG CAATTTTGGTTCAGTACAAGATGTCAGGATTCCATACCAGCAGAAGCGAATGTTTGGCTTTGTTACCTTTCTTCACCCAGAGACTGTGAAGCTCATATTGGCCAGAGGGAATCCTCATTTTATCTGTGATTCACGTGTCCTTGTCAAACCCTACAAGGAAAAGGGGAAAGTCCCGGACAA GAGGCAACAACATCTACAACAACGGTTGGAAAGGGGGAGTATTTCCCCCTGTTCAAATCTTCCTGTGGTTGATTCTGCAGAGCTATATGACCAACACCTTG GAGCAAGAATGTACTATAATGCACAGGAGATGATGATGAGAAGGAAGTTAGAGGAACAGGCTGAATTCCAGCGAGCCATTGAACTTCAAGGGAGAAGGTTGATGAATCTTCACCTTCCAGACTTGAAGTGTGATTTGATTCGTAATCACCAGCGTAGTCTATCTGTTGGTGCTCCGGTTTCATTACCCACTCATACAGAGATCAACAAAACAGTCAATTTTCCTTCTGATGGCATGAATAATGAAGTCACAAAAG CAGGTACTGTTCAGAAGGAGGTGGATATCGGTAGCATTGGCAACAACGGTGGTGGTGATGGCAAGGAGGAGAATTCAAACCATGAAGGGTGTGCTCGGTGTGAATG GTTTGGTTGCAGGCATAAAGCTTAG
- the LOC119995994 gene encoding zinc finger CCCH domain-containing protein 55-like isoform X1, producing the protein MDPYEATNVLFSKVKNIDPEHASKIMGFFLIQDLEEKDLIRLAFGPETILRTMILKAKSQLGLPSKTFSTPTSPSPLNPISRPNSHNPFSQSSPRVANTNGFPTSPSSNSWSLGSPNNGNSGNTFSPKASPFLSYDNIRAAVQHRNVVGEGGDSGNSSDFIDELQLNEYLSFLNESSSSMNDEFVDPRVQGGGYAMNNGDTHLHRRSFSASDACIGTEEAGFGVGYKPCMYFARGFCKNGDNCKFMHSGFGDMLDGNGGGGVGSPSKLENLYLQQHHEQMMKLRAAQQHRLAAQFATGGISPLAFNKGLRFLLQQQNDSPRLGAADLVMDEEFHKFGRCHAERNDFLAMSLAEKANSASRQIYLTFPADSTFRDEDVSNYFSNFGSVQDVRIPYQQKRMFGFVTFLHPETVKLILARGNPHFICDSRVLVKPYKEKGKVPDKRQQHLQQRLERGSISPCSNLPVVDSAELYDQHLGARMYYNAQEMMMRRKLEEQAEFQRAIELQGRRLMNLHLPDLKCDLIRNHQRSLSVGAPVSLPTHTEINKTVNFPSDGMNNEVTKAGTVQKEVDIGSIGNNGGGDGKEENSNHEGCARCECHDHSMDHGLPNTPFASPSKSTDSAGNQHADFATALTHANESTNHSVTLSSTENNLSVATTCTVDVASH; encoded by the exons ATGGATCCTTATGAAGCAACGAATGTTTTGTTTTCCAAAGTCAAGAACATAGACCCAGAACATGCCTCCAAAATCATGGGTTTTTTTCTGATACAAGACCTCGAAGAAAAGGATTTGATACGCTTGGCGTTTGGCCCTGAAACCATCCTGCGCACCATGATTCTCAAGGCCAAATCCCAGTTGGGACTTCCATCGAAAACCTTCTCTACACCCACTTCACCGTCTCCGTTGAACCCCATTTCGAGACCCAACAGCCACAACCCGTTCTCACAATCTTCGCCTCGAGTTGCGAACACTAATGGATTTCCCACTTCTCCGTCCTCGAATTCTTGGTCGCTTGGGTCACCAAACAACGGCAATAGTGGTAACACTTTTAGCCCCAAAGCAAGTCCCTTTCTTTCTTATGATAACATCCGTGCTGCTGTGCAACACAGAAATGTTGTTGGCGAGGGGGGAGATAGTGGAAATAGCAGTGATTTCATTGATGAGCTCCAACTGAACGAGTATCTTTCCTTCCTTAACGAATCTTCTTCGTCGATGAATGATGAATTTGTTGATCCAAGGGTTCAGGGGGGTGGTTATGCCATGAATAATGGGGACACCCATTTGCATAGAAGGAGTTTCTCTGCGAGTGACGCATGTATTGGGACTGAAGAGGCCGGATTTGGTGTTGGGTATAAACCTTGCATGTACTTTGCCAGAGGATTTTGCAAGAATGGTGACAATTGCAAATTTATGCATAGTGGTTTTGGTGATATGCTTGATggtaatggtggtggtggtgttggttCGCCTAGCAAACTGGAGAATCTTTATCTTCAGCAGCACCATGAGCAGATGATGAAATTGAGGGCTGCCCAGCAGCATAGATTAGCTGCACAATTTGCTACTGGCGGCATATCACCATTGGCTTTCAACAAGGGCTTGAGGTTTCTCTTGCAACAACAAAATGACTCCCCAAG ATTGGGGGCAGCTGATCTGGTGATGGATGAAGAATTTCACAAGTTTGGCCGTTGCCATGCTGAAAGAAATGATTTCTTAGCAATGAGTTTGGCAGAAAAGGCAAACTCAGCTTCCAGACAGATATACTTGACATTCCCAGCTGACAGCACTTTTCGAGATGAAGATGTTTCAAATTATTTCAG CAATTTTGGTTCAGTACAAGATGTCAGGATTCCATACCAGCAGAAGCGAATGTTTGGCTTTGTTACCTTTCTTCACCCAGAGACTGTGAAGCTCATATTGGCCAGAGGGAATCCTCATTTTATCTGTGATTCACGTGTCCTTGTCAAACCCTACAAGGAAAAGGGGAAAGTCCCGGACAA GAGGCAACAACATCTACAACAACGGTTGGAAAGGGGGAGTATTTCCCCCTGTTCAAATCTTCCTGTGGTTGATTCTGCAGAGCTATATGACCAACACCTTG GAGCAAGAATGTACTATAATGCACAGGAGATGATGATGAGAAGGAAGTTAGAGGAACAGGCTGAATTCCAGCGAGCCATTGAACTTCAAGGGAGAAGGTTGATGAATCTTCACCTTCCAGACTTGAAGTGTGATTTGATTCGTAATCACCAGCGTAGTCTATCTGTTGGTGCTCCGGTTTCATTACCCACTCATACAGAGATCAACAAAACAGTCAATTTTCCTTCTGATGGCATGAATAATGAAGTCACAAAAG CAGGTACTGTTCAGAAGGAGGTGGATATCGGTAGCATTGGCAACAACGGTGGTGGTGATGGCAAGGAGGAGAATTCAAACCATGAAGGGTGTGCTCGGTGTGAATG CCATGACCACAGCATGGATCATGGTCTCCCTAATACCCCTTTTGCATCTCCCTCAAAATCAACTGACTCTGCTGGGAATCAGCATGCTGACTTTGCCACTGCTTTGACACATgccaatgaaagcaccaatcaTTCAGTCACTTTGTCTTCAACTGAGAATAACCTTTCAGTAGCCACCACTTGTACTGTCGATGTGGCTTCTCACTAA
- the LOC119995994 gene encoding zinc finger CCCH domain-containing protein 55-like isoform X2, giving the protein MDPYEATNVLFSKVKNIDPEHASKIMGFFLIQDLEEKDLIRLAFGPETILRTMILKAKSQLGLPSKTFSTPTSPSPLNPISRPNSHNPFSQSSPRVANTNGFPTSPSSNSWSLGSPNNGNSGNTFSPKASPFLSYDNIRAAVQHRNVVGEGGDSGNSSDFIDELQLNEYLSFLNESSSSMNDEFVDPRVQGGGYAMNNGDTHLHRRSFSASDACIGTEEAGFGVGYKPCMYFARGFCKNGDNCKFMHSGFGDMLDGNGGGGVGSPSKLENLYLQQHHEQMMKLRAAQQHRLAAQFATGGISPLAFNKGLRFLLQQQNDSPRLGAADLVMDEEFHKFGRCHAERNDFLAMSLAEKANSASRQIYLTFPADSTFRDEDVSNYFSNFGSVQDVRIPYQQKRMFGFVTFLHPETVKLILARGNPHFICDSRVLVKPYKEKGKVPDKRQQHLQQRLERGSISPCSNLPVVDSAELYDQHLGARMYYNAQEMMMRRKLEEQAEFQRAIELQGRRLMNLHLPDLKCDLIRNHQRSLSVGAPVSLPTHTEINKTVNFPSDGMNNEVTKGTVQKEVDIGSIGNNGGGDGKEENSNHEGCARCECHDHSMDHGLPNTPFASPSKSTDSAGNQHADFATALTHANESTNHSVTLSSTENNLSVATTCTVDVASH; this is encoded by the exons ATGGATCCTTATGAAGCAACGAATGTTTTGTTTTCCAAAGTCAAGAACATAGACCCAGAACATGCCTCCAAAATCATGGGTTTTTTTCTGATACAAGACCTCGAAGAAAAGGATTTGATACGCTTGGCGTTTGGCCCTGAAACCATCCTGCGCACCATGATTCTCAAGGCCAAATCCCAGTTGGGACTTCCATCGAAAACCTTCTCTACACCCACTTCACCGTCTCCGTTGAACCCCATTTCGAGACCCAACAGCCACAACCCGTTCTCACAATCTTCGCCTCGAGTTGCGAACACTAATGGATTTCCCACTTCTCCGTCCTCGAATTCTTGGTCGCTTGGGTCACCAAACAACGGCAATAGTGGTAACACTTTTAGCCCCAAAGCAAGTCCCTTTCTTTCTTATGATAACATCCGTGCTGCTGTGCAACACAGAAATGTTGTTGGCGAGGGGGGAGATAGTGGAAATAGCAGTGATTTCATTGATGAGCTCCAACTGAACGAGTATCTTTCCTTCCTTAACGAATCTTCTTCGTCGATGAATGATGAATTTGTTGATCCAAGGGTTCAGGGGGGTGGTTATGCCATGAATAATGGGGACACCCATTTGCATAGAAGGAGTTTCTCTGCGAGTGACGCATGTATTGGGACTGAAGAGGCCGGATTTGGTGTTGGGTATAAACCTTGCATGTACTTTGCCAGAGGATTTTGCAAGAATGGTGACAATTGCAAATTTATGCATAGTGGTTTTGGTGATATGCTTGATggtaatggtggtggtggtgttggttCGCCTAGCAAACTGGAGAATCTTTATCTTCAGCAGCACCATGAGCAGATGATGAAATTGAGGGCTGCCCAGCAGCATAGATTAGCTGCACAATTTGCTACTGGCGGCATATCACCATTGGCTTTCAACAAGGGCTTGAGGTTTCTCTTGCAACAACAAAATGACTCCCCAAG ATTGGGGGCAGCTGATCTGGTGATGGATGAAGAATTTCACAAGTTTGGCCGTTGCCATGCTGAAAGAAATGATTTCTTAGCAATGAGTTTGGCAGAAAAGGCAAACTCAGCTTCCAGACAGATATACTTGACATTCCCAGCTGACAGCACTTTTCGAGATGAAGATGTTTCAAATTATTTCAG CAATTTTGGTTCAGTACAAGATGTCAGGATTCCATACCAGCAGAAGCGAATGTTTGGCTTTGTTACCTTTCTTCACCCAGAGACTGTGAAGCTCATATTGGCCAGAGGGAATCCTCATTTTATCTGTGATTCACGTGTCCTTGTCAAACCCTACAAGGAAAAGGGGAAAGTCCCGGACAA GAGGCAACAACATCTACAACAACGGTTGGAAAGGGGGAGTATTTCCCCCTGTTCAAATCTTCCTGTGGTTGATTCTGCAGAGCTATATGACCAACACCTTG GAGCAAGAATGTACTATAATGCACAGGAGATGATGATGAGAAGGAAGTTAGAGGAACAGGCTGAATTCCAGCGAGCCATTGAACTTCAAGGGAGAAGGTTGATGAATCTTCACCTTCCAGACTTGAAGTGTGATTTGATTCGTAATCACCAGCGTAGTCTATCTGTTGGTGCTCCGGTTTCATTACCCACTCATACAGAGATCAACAAAACAGTCAATTTTCCTTCTGATGGCATGAATAATGAAGTCACAAAAG GTACTGTTCAGAAGGAGGTGGATATCGGTAGCATTGGCAACAACGGTGGTGGTGATGGCAAGGAGGAGAATTCAAACCATGAAGGGTGTGCTCGGTGTGAATG CCATGACCACAGCATGGATCATGGTCTCCCTAATACCCCTTTTGCATCTCCCTCAAAATCAACTGACTCTGCTGGGAATCAGCATGCTGACTTTGCCACTGCTTTGACACATgccaatgaaagcaccaatcaTTCAGTCACTTTGTCTTCAACTGAGAATAACCTTTCAGTAGCCACCACTTGTACTGTCGATGTGGCTTCTCACTAA